Proteins from a single region of Gemmatimonadaceae bacterium:
- the larE gene encoding ATP-dependent sacrificial sulfur transferase LarE, protein MQPVELGSNDAELRDKEQRLIEWLRARGSVLIGFSGGVDSAYLACVAVDALGSERTLAVIGRSASYPAAQWAAARDVARRFGVPILEVDTDELADPRYAANSTNRCYFCKSELWSRLAPIAREYALACVIDGSNADDLADYRPGSRAAAEWAVASPLASLGFTKSDIRALSRQRGIPTWRQPSAPCLSSRIPYGTAVTRERLRRIESAEAALRALGIDGDLRVRFHGELARIELPPNEVGHWLVPEAAARIRDAVLDAGFARVTVDVRGFRSGSLNVLGGIVADAEPNDSREAPAA, encoded by the coding sequence TGCAGCCAGTAGAGCTAGGGTCAAACGACGCCGAGCTTCGTGACAAGGAGCAGCGTCTCATCGAGTGGCTCCGTGCGCGCGGATCCGTTCTCATCGGATTCAGCGGCGGTGTGGACTCGGCATATCTCGCATGCGTTGCGGTTGACGCACTCGGGAGCGAGCGGACGCTGGCCGTCATCGGACGAAGCGCTTCGTACCCGGCAGCACAGTGGGCGGCCGCGCGCGACGTGGCACGTCGATTTGGCGTCCCCATCCTCGAAGTCGACACCGACGAGCTGGCGGATCCACGCTACGCCGCGAATTCGACGAACCGATGCTACTTCTGCAAGAGCGAGCTCTGGTCACGGCTCGCGCCGATTGCGAGGGAGTACGCGCTCGCCTGCGTGATCGACGGCAGTAACGCCGACGATCTGGCCGACTACCGGCCGGGTTCGCGCGCCGCTGCGGAGTGGGCAGTCGCGTCGCCCCTTGCATCGTTAGGCTTCACGAAGAGCGACATTCGCGCGTTATCGCGACAACGAGGCATACCGACGTGGCGCCAACCGTCCGCGCCGTGTCTGTCGTCTCGCATCCCCTACGGTACGGCGGTGACTCGGGAGCGGCTCCGGCGTATCGAGTCGGCGGAGGCCGCGTTGCGGGCGCTCGGCATCGACGGCGACCTGCGGGTCCGGTTTCATGGTGAGCTGGCGCGAATCGAGCTCCCACCTAACGAGGTAGGTCATTGGCTCGTGCCGGAGGCGGCGGCGCGGATCCGCGACGCCGTTCTCGACGCGGGTTTCGCTCGCGTCACCGTCGACGTCCGTGGATTTCGGTCGGGATCGCTCAACGTTCTCGGTGGCATCGTTGCCGACGCGGAGCCTAACGATTCACGTGAAGCTCCGGCCGCGTGA